The Arachis hypogaea cultivar Tifrunner chromosome 19, arahy.Tifrunner.gnm2.J5K5, whole genome shotgun sequence genome has a window encoding:
- the LOC112776209 gene encoding protein ACCUMULATION AND REPLICATION OF CHLOROPLASTS 3, chloroplastic isoform X1, with protein sequence MELSAFPTFRAVTNPSIFPFSSKQVCCRCSFFLRRRDYGLRWNRNSKPFVRIRLCLENASSSNGYGGTESGEAKPEFIEVIGIGSRKDAVIDFCLRSQFQLSSLRFWNILMKESHEAQLQRRSREEEFSPTVVKAPVFMKTCSKTVVLVASAGYGLDLTVAVDIFETLRSRNGLAVAIVLRPFSFEGLRRQDEVKDLMGKLKESADLIIEIDIDALLQKDLLTLDEAMKTANNAVLLAIKAIYVLKSEMHRKLVDRLQDGVTEASTSEVNKILANYKEAGIGFGAAYNIKTSILQSTLECPFLGVRLKDPTSIVICILASSVPINHSDIAAFLRTFRQTTAYTGDILVSTIYEPNVEPNLWITTVLALGSSNVKQSVQSVGILSRLALHFPRLFSFWGTHNQQQVHTGKECAVTPQKVMESYERDEEPNKNAAHFVDGSFNNHNEQLEPRVSSSSSKLATSRFSEKEDMFDSIAQNSVPYDSIIEDDYAFQREQLENWNLGPGYEVAREWAQERVADATHMIDNLSIFHLPVGVRPSEDLKDCLKVSFMTEQKEPESVNEVNVSTINEGIPSWNVVTDASLEAVKGLASSLLKGKDANKPKKHGVLSDRAASMLEAERDLSKKWNPVVEMQYRGGRYKGRCQGGLPEGKGRLILGDGSIYDGSWRHGKRSGPGTFYFKNGDMFQGTWRDDVMHGKGWFYFHTGDRWFANFWKGKANGEGRFYSKSGDAFFGNFKDGWRHGQFLCIDANGTRYTEIWKQGVLLDIKQLYR encoded by the exons ATGGAGCTTTCTGCATTCCCGACGTTCAGAGCAGTTACCAATCCTTCGATTTTCCCTTTCTCTTCGAAACAAGTTTGTTGCCGGTGCTCTTTTTTTCTTCGTCGCCGCGACTATGGCCTTCGCTGGAATCGAAATTCGAAACCGTTTGTTCGCATCAGGTTGTGCTTGGAGAATGCTTCGTCGTCGAACGGTTATGGCGGAACCGAGAGCGGAGAAGCTAAACCTGAGTTCATCGAAGTCATCGGCATTGGCAGTCGGAAGGACGCGGTTATCGATTTCTGCTTGAGATCGCAGTTTCAGTTGTCGTCGCTGCGGTTTTG GAATATCTTAATGAAAGAATCACACGAGGCTCAATTACAGCGTAGATCAAGGGAAGAAG AATTTTCTCCAACAGTTGTCAAAGCTCCAGTATTTATGAAGACATGCTCAAAGACTGTTGTCCTT GTGGCTAGTGCAGGATATGGATTGGACCTTACTGTTGCAGttgatatttttgaaactctGAGGTCCAGAAATGGGTTAGCAGTTGCTATAGTTTTGAGGCCTTTTAGCTTTGAAGGGTTAAGACGACAGGATGAG GTGAAGGATTTGATGGGGAAGCTTAAGGAGAGCGCGGATTTAATTATAG AAATTGATATTGATGCACTGCTTCAAAAAGACTTGTTGACTCTAGATGAGGCCATGAAGACTGCAAATAATGCAGTTTTGTTGGCTATTAAGGCCATATATGTATTAAAAtct GAGATGCATAGAAAACTTGTAGATAGATTGCAGGATGGTGTGACTGAAGCCAGCACTTCAGAAGTTAATAAA ATATTGGCAAACTATAAAGAAGCAGGGATTGGATTTGGAGCTGCATATAACATCAAAACCTCAATATTGCAGTCTACATTAGAGTGTCCTTTCCTTGGTGTTCGTTTAAAG GATCCAACTAGCATTGTTATCTGCATTCTTGCTAGTTCAGTGCCCATTAATCATAGCGATATAGCAGCCTTTCTGCGTACATTCCGTCAAACTACAGCATATACGGGGGACATATTAGTATCCACAATCTATGAGCCAAATGTTGAGCCCAACTTATGGATAACAACTGTCCTTGCACTTGG CAGTTCAAACGTGAAACAATCTGTCCAGAGTGTTGGTATACTATCCAGACTGGCCCTGCATTTTCCTCGTCTTTTTAGCTTTTGGGGGACGCATAATCAGCAACAAGTTCACACAGGGAAAGAGTGTGCAGTAACTCCTCAGAAAGTGATGGAGTCTTATGAAAGGGATGAGGAGCCAAATAAGAATGCTGCGCATTTTGTAGATGGCAGTTTTAATAATCACAATGAACAGTTGGAGCCAAGAGTGAGCAGCAGCAGCTCCAAGTTGGCTACTTCAAG GTTTTCTGAGAAAGAAGATATGTTTGACTCTATAGCCCAGAATTCTGTCCCTTATGACTCTATTATTGAAG ATGACTATGCTTTTCAAAGGGAGCAACTTGAAAACTGGAATCTGGGTCCTGGATATGAAGTGGCAAGGGAGTGGGCCCAAGAACGGGTAGCTGATGCAACACATATGATAGATAATCTAAGCATATTCCACCTTCCTGTAGGTGTGAGGCCTTCAGAAGATTTGAAAGATTGTTTAAAAGTCTCATTCATGACAGAACAGAAGGAACCGGAATCTGTCAATGAAGTAAATGTATCAACAATAAATGAGGGAATCCCTTCTTGGAATGTAGTGACTGATGCAAGTTTGGAAGCAGTAAAGGGATTGGCATCTTCACTTTTGAAGGGAAAAGATGCTAATAAACCAAAGAAGCATGGAGTACTATCTGATCGAGCTGCTTCTATGCTG GAGGCAGAACGGGACTTGTCAAAAAAGTGGAATCCTGTTGTGGAAATGCAATACAGGGGAGGAAGATACAAGGGACGATGCCAAGGAGGTCTTCCTGAAGGAAAG GGGCGTCTTATTCTTGGAGATGGAAGTATATATGATGGTTCATGGCGCCATGGTAAGAGATCAGGGCCAGGTACCTTCTATTTCAAAAACGGAGACATGTTTCAAGGAACATGGAGGGATGATGTCATGCACGGCAAG GGTTGGTTTTATTTTCACACTGGTGATCGGTGGTTTGCAAACTTTTGGAAGGGAAAGGCCAATGGTGAGGGGAGGTTCTACAGTAAGTCTGGTGATGCCTTCTTTGGGAATTTCAAAGATGGTTGGCGTCATGGCCAGTTTCTTTGCATCGATGCTAACGGAACTAG GTATACTGAGATTTGGAAACAAGGTGTTCTTTTAGACATCAAACAGTTATACAGATGA
- the LOC112776209 gene encoding protein ACCUMULATION AND REPLICATION OF CHLOROPLASTS 3, chloroplastic isoform X2 encodes MELSAFPTFRAVTNPSIFPFSSKQVCCRCSFFLRRRDYGLRWNRNSKPFVRIRLCLENASSSNGYGGTESGEAKPEFIEVIGIGSRKDAVIDFCLRSQFQLSSLRFWNILMKESHEAQLQRRSREEEFSPTVVKAPVFMKTCSKTVVLVASAGYGLDLTVAVDIFETLRSRNGLAVAIVLRPFSFEGLRRQDEVKDLMGKLKESADLIIEIDIDALLQKDLLTLDEAMKTANNAVLLAIKAIYVLKSEMHRKLVDRLQDGVTEASTSEVNKILANYKEAGIGFGAAYNIKTSILQSTLECPFLGVRLKDPTSIVICILASSVPINHSDIAAFLRTFRQTTAYTGDILVSTIYEPNVEPNLWITTVLALGSNVKQSVQSVGILSRLALHFPRLFSFWGTHNQQQVHTGKECAVTPQKVMESYERDEEPNKNAAHFVDGSFNNHNEQLEPRVSSSSSKLATSRFSEKEDMFDSIAQNSVPYDSIIEDDYAFQREQLENWNLGPGYEVAREWAQERVADATHMIDNLSIFHLPVGVRPSEDLKDCLKVSFMTEQKEPESVNEVNVSTINEGIPSWNVVTDASLEAVKGLASSLLKGKDANKPKKHGVLSDRAASMLEAERDLSKKWNPVVEMQYRGGRYKGRCQGGLPEGKGRLILGDGSIYDGSWRHGKRSGPGTFYFKNGDMFQGTWRDDVMHGKGWFYFHTGDRWFANFWKGKANGEGRFYSKSGDAFFGNFKDGWRHGQFLCIDANGTRYTEIWKQGVLLDIKQLYR; translated from the exons ATGGAGCTTTCTGCATTCCCGACGTTCAGAGCAGTTACCAATCCTTCGATTTTCCCTTTCTCTTCGAAACAAGTTTGTTGCCGGTGCTCTTTTTTTCTTCGTCGCCGCGACTATGGCCTTCGCTGGAATCGAAATTCGAAACCGTTTGTTCGCATCAGGTTGTGCTTGGAGAATGCTTCGTCGTCGAACGGTTATGGCGGAACCGAGAGCGGAGAAGCTAAACCTGAGTTCATCGAAGTCATCGGCATTGGCAGTCGGAAGGACGCGGTTATCGATTTCTGCTTGAGATCGCAGTTTCAGTTGTCGTCGCTGCGGTTTTG GAATATCTTAATGAAAGAATCACACGAGGCTCAATTACAGCGTAGATCAAGGGAAGAAG AATTTTCTCCAACAGTTGTCAAAGCTCCAGTATTTATGAAGACATGCTCAAAGACTGTTGTCCTT GTGGCTAGTGCAGGATATGGATTGGACCTTACTGTTGCAGttgatatttttgaaactctGAGGTCCAGAAATGGGTTAGCAGTTGCTATAGTTTTGAGGCCTTTTAGCTTTGAAGGGTTAAGACGACAGGATGAG GTGAAGGATTTGATGGGGAAGCTTAAGGAGAGCGCGGATTTAATTATAG AAATTGATATTGATGCACTGCTTCAAAAAGACTTGTTGACTCTAGATGAGGCCATGAAGACTGCAAATAATGCAGTTTTGTTGGCTATTAAGGCCATATATGTATTAAAAtct GAGATGCATAGAAAACTTGTAGATAGATTGCAGGATGGTGTGACTGAAGCCAGCACTTCAGAAGTTAATAAA ATATTGGCAAACTATAAAGAAGCAGGGATTGGATTTGGAGCTGCATATAACATCAAAACCTCAATATTGCAGTCTACATTAGAGTGTCCTTTCCTTGGTGTTCGTTTAAAG GATCCAACTAGCATTGTTATCTGCATTCTTGCTAGTTCAGTGCCCATTAATCATAGCGATATAGCAGCCTTTCTGCGTACATTCCGTCAAACTACAGCATATACGGGGGACATATTAGTATCCACAATCTATGAGCCAAATGTTGAGCCCAACTTATGGATAACAACTGTCCTTGCACTTGG TTCAAACGTGAAACAATCTGTCCAGAGTGTTGGTATACTATCCAGACTGGCCCTGCATTTTCCTCGTCTTTTTAGCTTTTGGGGGACGCATAATCAGCAACAAGTTCACACAGGGAAAGAGTGTGCAGTAACTCCTCAGAAAGTGATGGAGTCTTATGAAAGGGATGAGGAGCCAAATAAGAATGCTGCGCATTTTGTAGATGGCAGTTTTAATAATCACAATGAACAGTTGGAGCCAAGAGTGAGCAGCAGCAGCTCCAAGTTGGCTACTTCAAG GTTTTCTGAGAAAGAAGATATGTTTGACTCTATAGCCCAGAATTCTGTCCCTTATGACTCTATTATTGAAG ATGACTATGCTTTTCAAAGGGAGCAACTTGAAAACTGGAATCTGGGTCCTGGATATGAAGTGGCAAGGGAGTGGGCCCAAGAACGGGTAGCTGATGCAACACATATGATAGATAATCTAAGCATATTCCACCTTCCTGTAGGTGTGAGGCCTTCAGAAGATTTGAAAGATTGTTTAAAAGTCTCATTCATGACAGAACAGAAGGAACCGGAATCTGTCAATGAAGTAAATGTATCAACAATAAATGAGGGAATCCCTTCTTGGAATGTAGTGACTGATGCAAGTTTGGAAGCAGTAAAGGGATTGGCATCTTCACTTTTGAAGGGAAAAGATGCTAATAAACCAAAGAAGCATGGAGTACTATCTGATCGAGCTGCTTCTATGCTG GAGGCAGAACGGGACTTGTCAAAAAAGTGGAATCCTGTTGTGGAAATGCAATACAGGGGAGGAAGATACAAGGGACGATGCCAAGGAGGTCTTCCTGAAGGAAAG GGGCGTCTTATTCTTGGAGATGGAAGTATATATGATGGTTCATGGCGCCATGGTAAGAGATCAGGGCCAGGTACCTTCTATTTCAAAAACGGAGACATGTTTCAAGGAACATGGAGGGATGATGTCATGCACGGCAAG GGTTGGTTTTATTTTCACACTGGTGATCGGTGGTTTGCAAACTTTTGGAAGGGAAAGGCCAATGGTGAGGGGAGGTTCTACAGTAAGTCTGGTGATGCCTTCTTTGGGAATTTCAAAGATGGTTGGCGTCATGGCCAGTTTCTTTGCATCGATGCTAACGGAACTAG GTATACTGAGATTTGGAAACAAGGTGTTCTTTTAGACATCAAACAGTTATACAGATGA
- the LOC112776209 gene encoding protein ACCUMULATION AND REPLICATION OF CHLOROPLASTS 3, chloroplastic isoform X3, producing the protein MKTCSKTVVLVASAGYGLDLTVAVDIFETLRSRNGLAVAIVLRPFSFEGLRRQDEVKDLMGKLKESADLIIEIDIDALLQKDLLTLDEAMKTANNAVLLAIKAIYVLKSEMHRKLVDRLQDGVTEASTSEVNKILANYKEAGIGFGAAYNIKTSILQSTLECPFLGVRLKDPTSIVICILASSVPINHSDIAAFLRTFRQTTAYTGDILVSTIYEPNVEPNLWITTVLALGSSNVKQSVQSVGILSRLALHFPRLFSFWGTHNQQQVHTGKECAVTPQKVMESYERDEEPNKNAAHFVDGSFNNHNEQLEPRVSSSSSKLATSRFSEKEDMFDSIAQNSVPYDSIIEDDYAFQREQLENWNLGPGYEVAREWAQERVADATHMIDNLSIFHLPVGVRPSEDLKDCLKVSFMTEQKEPESVNEVNVSTINEGIPSWNVVTDASLEAVKGLASSLLKGKDANKPKKHGVLSDRAASMLEAERDLSKKWNPVVEMQYRGGRYKGRCQGGLPEGKGRLILGDGSIYDGSWRHGKRSGPGTFYFKNGDMFQGTWRDDVMHGKGWFYFHTGDRWFANFWKGKANGEGRFYSKSGDAFFGNFKDGWRHGQFLCIDANGTRYTEIWKQGVLLDIKQLYR; encoded by the exons ATGAAGACATGCTCAAAGACTGTTGTCCTT GTGGCTAGTGCAGGATATGGATTGGACCTTACTGTTGCAGttgatatttttgaaactctGAGGTCCAGAAATGGGTTAGCAGTTGCTATAGTTTTGAGGCCTTTTAGCTTTGAAGGGTTAAGACGACAGGATGAG GTGAAGGATTTGATGGGGAAGCTTAAGGAGAGCGCGGATTTAATTATAG AAATTGATATTGATGCACTGCTTCAAAAAGACTTGTTGACTCTAGATGAGGCCATGAAGACTGCAAATAATGCAGTTTTGTTGGCTATTAAGGCCATATATGTATTAAAAtct GAGATGCATAGAAAACTTGTAGATAGATTGCAGGATGGTGTGACTGAAGCCAGCACTTCAGAAGTTAATAAA ATATTGGCAAACTATAAAGAAGCAGGGATTGGATTTGGAGCTGCATATAACATCAAAACCTCAATATTGCAGTCTACATTAGAGTGTCCTTTCCTTGGTGTTCGTTTAAAG GATCCAACTAGCATTGTTATCTGCATTCTTGCTAGTTCAGTGCCCATTAATCATAGCGATATAGCAGCCTTTCTGCGTACATTCCGTCAAACTACAGCATATACGGGGGACATATTAGTATCCACAATCTATGAGCCAAATGTTGAGCCCAACTTATGGATAACAACTGTCCTTGCACTTGG CAGTTCAAACGTGAAACAATCTGTCCAGAGTGTTGGTATACTATCCAGACTGGCCCTGCATTTTCCTCGTCTTTTTAGCTTTTGGGGGACGCATAATCAGCAACAAGTTCACACAGGGAAAGAGTGTGCAGTAACTCCTCAGAAAGTGATGGAGTCTTATGAAAGGGATGAGGAGCCAAATAAGAATGCTGCGCATTTTGTAGATGGCAGTTTTAATAATCACAATGAACAGTTGGAGCCAAGAGTGAGCAGCAGCAGCTCCAAGTTGGCTACTTCAAG GTTTTCTGAGAAAGAAGATATGTTTGACTCTATAGCCCAGAATTCTGTCCCTTATGACTCTATTATTGAAG ATGACTATGCTTTTCAAAGGGAGCAACTTGAAAACTGGAATCTGGGTCCTGGATATGAAGTGGCAAGGGAGTGGGCCCAAGAACGGGTAGCTGATGCAACACATATGATAGATAATCTAAGCATATTCCACCTTCCTGTAGGTGTGAGGCCTTCAGAAGATTTGAAAGATTGTTTAAAAGTCTCATTCATGACAGAACAGAAGGAACCGGAATCTGTCAATGAAGTAAATGTATCAACAATAAATGAGGGAATCCCTTCTTGGAATGTAGTGACTGATGCAAGTTTGGAAGCAGTAAAGGGATTGGCATCTTCACTTTTGAAGGGAAAAGATGCTAATAAACCAAAGAAGCATGGAGTACTATCTGATCGAGCTGCTTCTATGCTG GAGGCAGAACGGGACTTGTCAAAAAAGTGGAATCCTGTTGTGGAAATGCAATACAGGGGAGGAAGATACAAGGGACGATGCCAAGGAGGTCTTCCTGAAGGAAAG GGGCGTCTTATTCTTGGAGATGGAAGTATATATGATGGTTCATGGCGCCATGGTAAGAGATCAGGGCCAGGTACCTTCTATTTCAAAAACGGAGACATGTTTCAAGGAACATGGAGGGATGATGTCATGCACGGCAAG GGTTGGTTTTATTTTCACACTGGTGATCGGTGGTTTGCAAACTTTTGGAAGGGAAAGGCCAATGGTGAGGGGAGGTTCTACAGTAAGTCTGGTGATGCCTTCTTTGGGAATTTCAAAGATGGTTGGCGTCATGGCCAGTTTCTTTGCATCGATGCTAACGGAACTAG GTATACTGAGATTTGGAAACAAGGTGTTCTTTTAGACATCAAACAGTTATACAGATGA